A window of the Gossypium hirsutum isolate 1008001.06 chromosome A03, Gossypium_hirsutum_v2.1, whole genome shotgun sequence genome harbors these coding sequences:
- the LOC107942531 gene encoding probable aquaporin TIP-type, with amino-acid sequence MVKIAFGSIGDSFSVGSLKAYLAEFIATLLFVFAGVGSAIAYGKLTSDAALDPPGLVAIAVAHALALFVGVAIAANISGGHLNPAVTFGLAIGGNITILTGLFYWVAQCLGSIVACLLLQFVTNGLSVPTHSVASGMNAVGGVVMEIVITFALVYTVYATAADPKKGSLGIIAPIAIGFIVGANILAAGPFSGGSMNPARSFGPAVVSGNFADNWIYWVGPLVGGGLAGLIYGDVFIGSYSAAPASEDYA; translated from the exons ATGGTGAAGATAGCTTTTGGTAGCATTGGTGATTCTTTTAGTGTTGGGTCTCTCAAGGCTTATTTGGCTGAATTCATTGCTACTTTGCTTTTTGTGTTTGCTGGTGTTGGATCAGCTATTGCTTATG gGAAGCTAACGTCGGATGCAGCACTAGACCCACCAGGCTTGGTGGCCATAGCGGTAGCTCATGCACTTGCGTTGTTTGTTGGGGTAGCCATTGCAGCCAACATCTCAGGTGGTCATTTGAACCCAGCCGTCACCTTTGGTTTGGCCATCGGAGGAAACATCACCATCTTGACCGGCCTTTTCTACTGGGTTGCCCAATGCCTTGGCTCAATTGTTGCTTGCCTTCTTCTCCAGTTTGTTACCAACGGATTG AGTGTACCAACCCACAGCGTTGCTTCAGGAATGAATGCCGTCGGAGGCGTTGTAATGGAGATCGTAATCACTTTCGCCTTAGTCTACACCGTCTACGCCACCGCAGCTGATCCCAAAAAGGGTTCTCTAGGAATCATAGCACCCATCGCCATTGGTTTCATCGTTGGTGCTAACATCTTAGCCGCTGGTCCATTCAGTGGTGGTTCAATGAACCCAGCTCGTTCTTTTGGACCAGCCGTAGTCAGTGGGAACTTTGCTGATAATTGGATCTATTGGGTTGGTCCATTGGTTGGTGGTGGGTTAGCTGGGTTGATTTATGGTGATGTTTTCATTGGGTCATATTCTGCCGCCCCAGCTTCAGAAGATTATGCTTAA